Proteins encoded within one genomic window of Acidovorax sp. 107:
- the mraZ gene encoding division/cell wall cluster transcriptional repressor MraZ, giving the protein MFQGASSLSLDAKGRLSVPTRHRDVLAATASGQLTITKHPHGCLMVFPRPEWEKFRERIAQLPMSAQWWKRIFLGNAMDVDMDATGRVLISPELREAAGISKDTMLLGMGNHFELWDKATYDEQEAKAMQGEMPDVFKDFSF; this is encoded by the coding sequence GTGTTTCAAGGTGCCTCGTCGCTGAGTCTCGATGCGAAGGGTCGGCTGTCCGTGCCGACCCGGCATCGTGACGTCCTCGCGGCCACGGCATCGGGTCAGCTCACCATCACCAAGCACCCGCACGGCTGCCTCATGGTCTTCCCTCGCCCTGAATGGGAGAAGTTCCGCGAACGCATTGCCCAGTTGCCCATGTCCGCCCAGTGGTGGAAGCGCATCTTCCTGGGCAACGCCATGGATGTAGACATGGACGCCACCGGCCGTGTGCTGATTTCCCCCGAGCTGCGCGAAGCCGCCGGCATCTCCAAAGACACCATGCTGCTGGGCATGGGCAACCATTTCGAACTCTGGGACAAGGCCACCTACGACGAGCAGGAAGCCAAGGCCATGCAGGGCGAGATGCCGGATGTCTTCAAGGACTTCTCCTTCTGA
- the rsmH gene encoding 16S rRNA (cytosine(1402)-N(4))-methyltransferase RsmH yields the protein MTSPLQHTTVLLNEAVDALLGGAGPEPAGTWVDATFGRGGHSRLILLRLGPQGRLVAFDKDPEAIAEATRITDARFSIRHEGFRHLADLPPASAAGVLMDLGVSSPQIDSPERGFSFRFDGPLDMRMDTTRGESVADWLATAEVGQIAEVIRDYGEERFAGPIAKAIVARREERGPLATTAELADLVAGAVKTREPGQNPATRTFQALRIFINAELEELQQALEASLSVLQPGGRLAVISFHSLEDRIVKQFIAKHSKEVYDRRAPFAAPQAMKLVVLDRIKPSAAEVEANPRSRSAIMRVAERTAVV from the coding sequence GTGACATCCCCCTTGCAACACACCACCGTTCTGCTCAACGAGGCCGTGGACGCTCTTCTCGGCGGCGCAGGCCCGGAGCCCGCGGGCACCTGGGTCGATGCGACCTTCGGACGCGGCGGGCACTCCCGCCTCATCCTGCTTCGGCTGGGCCCCCAGGGGCGCTTGGTGGCCTTTGACAAGGACCCCGAAGCCATCGCCGAAGCAACGCGCATCACCGATGCGCGTTTTTCCATTCGGCACGAAGGTTTTCGCCATTTGGCCGACCTGCCACCCGCCAGCGCTGCGGGCGTGCTGATGGACCTGGGTGTGAGCTCGCCCCAGATCGACAGCCCCGAGCGGGGCTTCAGTTTCCGTTTTGACGGCCCGCTGGACATGCGCATGGACACCACGCGCGGTGAAAGCGTGGCCGATTGGTTGGCCACGGCCGAAGTCGGTCAGATTGCGGAGGTGATACGTGACTACGGTGAAGAACGGTTTGCTGGCCCCATTGCAAAGGCGATTGTTGCTCGGCGCGAAGAACGGGGTCCTCTTGCAACCACCGCAGAACTGGCCGACCTCGTGGCTGGCGCGGTCAAAACCCGCGAGCCGGGCCAGAACCCTGCAACGCGCACATTTCAAGCTCTTCGGATTTTCATCAACGCCGAGCTTGAAGAGCTGCAACAGGCGCTAGAGGCCAGTCTCTCGGTGCTGCAGCCGGGTGGGCGGCTGGCGGTCATCAGCTTTCACTCGCTTGAAGACCGCATCGTCAAGCAGTTCATCGCCAAGCACTCCAAGGAGGTGTATGACCGCCGCGCGCCGTTTGCCGCGCCGCAGGCGATGAAGCTCGTCGTGCTCGACCGCATCAAGCCCAGTGCGGCCGAGGTCGAGGCCAACCCCCGCTCGCGCAGCGCCATCATGCGCGTGGCCGAGCGCACGGCGGTCGTCTGA
- the ftsL gene encoding cell division protein FtsL: MTRLNVVLLLAVLASAIYLVHTQYESRRLFTELDRAVAEARRLETEHQRLQVEKRAQATPLRVEKIARAQLNMRTATPAITQYVSDPQGVAAAAAAAASQPAGAQP; this comes from the coding sequence ATGACGCGGCTCAACGTGGTCCTGTTGCTGGCGGTACTGGCCAGCGCGATCTATCTGGTGCACACCCAGTACGAATCGCGCCGCCTGTTCACCGAGCTGGACCGCGCGGTGGCCGAGGCCCGTCGCCTGGAGACAGAGCACCAGCGCCTGCAGGTCGAAAAACGTGCCCAGGCCACGCCGCTGCGGGTGGAGAAGATCGCGCGTGCGCAGCTGAACATGCGCACCGCCACGCCCGCCATCACGCAGTACGTTTCCGACCCGCAGGGCGTCGCGGCAGCGGCGGCCGCTGCTGCATCGCAACCGGCAGGGGCGCAGCCATGA
- a CDS encoding penicillin-binding protein 2, with amino-acid sequence MSRSVLYTSSPLLASKTPVWRSKFIVAVIALGFLGLAGRAAYVQVFGNAFFQRQGEVRFARTLELPANRGKIVDRNGLILASSVPAASIWAIPEDVDQDKPEVRAKLKQLAKLLDMPQADLLKKLADEDKTFVWIKRQLDWDVGQQIAALDIKGIYQRKEYRRQYPEGEASAHVVGFTNVEDHGQEGMELAFDKDLAGKPGSRRVIKDRLGRVVEGVGETVPPVDGKDMQLSIDSKVQFFAYQKLRDQVTAHKAKAGSVVVLDAHTGELLALANYPSYVPDKRQNLTGEQLRNRALTDVFEPGSTMKPFTIGLALESGRVRPETIVDTNPGRITITGSTISDTHNYGVLTVEGVIQKSSNVGTTKLAMQMPAREMWETFSAAGFGQKPQLHFPGVVTGRLRPYKTWRPVEQATMSYGYGLSASLFQMARSYTVFANGGRVIPATMLKTSEPAVGVPVFSERTADQVRKMLQMAAGPGGTGQKAQTLGYSVGGKSGTARKQVGKNYASGKYRAWFTGMAPIDKPRIIVAVMIDEPSAGQVYGGLVAAPVFSEVVQQTLRMMGVQPDMAVKPQIVANAVEESL; translated from the coding sequence ATGAGCCGCAGCGTGCTCTACACGTCAAGCCCTCTGCTGGCCAGCAAGACGCCGGTCTGGCGCAGCAAGTTCATCGTGGCGGTGATTGCGCTGGGATTTTTGGGGCTGGCCGGGCGGGCGGCCTATGTGCAGGTGTTTGGCAATGCGTTTTTTCAGCGCCAGGGCGAGGTGCGGTTTGCCCGCACGCTCGAGCTGCCTGCCAACCGCGGCAAGATCGTGGACCGCAATGGCCTGATCCTCGCGTCCAGCGTGCCGGCCGCCAGCATCTGGGCCATCCCAGAGGACGTGGACCAGGACAAGCCCGAAGTCCGTGCCAAGCTCAAGCAGTTGGCCAAACTGCTGGACATGCCGCAGGCCGACCTGCTGAAGAAGCTGGCGGATGAGGACAAGACCTTTGTCTGGATCAAACGCCAGCTGGACTGGGACGTGGGTCAGCAGATCGCCGCCCTGGATATCAAGGGCATCTACCAGCGCAAGGAATACCGGCGCCAGTACCCCGAAGGGGAGGCCTCAGCCCATGTGGTGGGGTTTACCAATGTGGAAGACCATGGCCAGGAAGGCATGGAGCTGGCCTTCGATAAGGATCTGGCGGGCAAGCCCGGTTCGCGCCGCGTGATCAAGGATCGCCTGGGCCGGGTGGTCGAGGGCGTGGGTGAGACGGTGCCCCCGGTGGACGGCAAGGACATGCAGCTGTCCATCGACAGCAAGGTGCAATTCTTTGCGTACCAGAAGCTGCGCGATCAGGTGACGGCGCACAAGGCCAAGGCTGGCAGTGTCGTGGTGCTGGATGCCCACACCGGCGAACTGCTCGCGCTGGCCAACTACCCGAGCTACGTGCCCGACAAGCGCCAGAACCTCACGGGCGAGCAGCTGCGCAACCGCGCACTCACCGACGTGTTCGAACCTGGCTCGACCATGAAGCCGTTCACCATTGGTCTGGCACTGGAGTCGGGTCGCGTGCGCCCCGAGACCATCGTAGACACCAACCCCGGGCGCATCACCATCACGGGCTCCACCATCTCCGACACGCACAACTACGGGGTGCTGACGGTGGAGGGCGTGATCCAGAAGTCCAGCAATGTGGGCACCACCAAGCTGGCCATGCAGATGCCTGCGCGCGAGATGTGGGAGACCTTCTCGGCGGCTGGCTTCGGGCAAAAGCCGCAGCTGCATTTCCCTGGTGTGGTGACGGGCCGCCTTCGCCCCTACAAGACCTGGCGCCCGGTGGAGCAGGCCACGATGTCGTATGGCTACGGCCTCTCGGCCAGCCTGTTCCAGATGGCGCGCTCGTACACCGTGTTTGCCAACGGCGGGCGGGTGATTCCGGCCACCATGCTCAAGACCAGCGAACCTGCGGTGGGCGTGCCCGTGTTCTCCGAACGCACGGCCGACCAGGTGCGCAAGATGCTGCAGATGGCTGCAGGCCCCGGCGGCACCGGCCAGAAGGCGCAGACACTGGGCTATTCGGTGGGCGGCAAGTCGGGCACCGCGCGCAAGCAGGTGGGCAAGAACTATGCGTCGGGCAAATACCGCGCGTGGTTCACCGGCATGGCACCTATCGACAAGCCCCGCATCATCGTCGCCGTGATGATCGACGAGCCCAGCGCGGGCCAGGTGTATGGCGGCCTGGTGGCTGCGCCGGTCTTCAGCGAGGTGGTGCAACAAACGCTGCGCATGATGGGCGTGCAGCCCGACATGGCCGTCAAGCCACAGATCGTGGCCAATGCGGTGGAGGAGTCGCTGTGA
- a CDS encoding UDP-N-acetylmuramoyl-L-alanyl-D-glutamate--2,6-diaminopimelate ligase, translated as MTPAPLHALQSASEAVQWLRSRVTGTLHTDSRQITPGDGFIAWPGAATDGRAHVADAMVRGATACLVEQTGVEAFGLVGDHLAALQGLKAATGPIAAEWFAQPTQQLKVLAVTGTNGKTSTAWWLAGALNVLSNEEHSGQEQCALVGTLGMGVPPALISTGMTTPDPVRLQRAFAQFGAQGLGACAIEASSIGLAEARLDGTHIHAAIFTNFTQDHLDYHGSMADYWLAKRALFDWPGLQSAIVNVDDPAGAQLHGELEGSALDLWSFSAQGPARLAAQDIALGDQGLRFMVVEGADRQWLQTRVIGQYNVQNLLGVLATLRSLGVPLDRAVHACASLQPVPGRMQRLVAAGQPLVAVDYAHTPDALDKALQALRPLAIERGGRLWCVFGCGGDRDAGKRPLMGAVAQQQADQVLVTSDNPRSEDPAAILHQILQGTIAGGTVRAEPDRAAAIAQAIAEAAPADVVLIAGKGHEDTQEAAGVRVPFSDMAHAQAALQARGAHTWA; from the coding sequence GTGACACCCGCGCCGCTCCACGCCCTGCAGTCCGCTAGTGAGGCCGTGCAATGGCTGCGCTCGCGTGTGACCGGCACCCTGCACACCGACAGCCGCCAGATCACACCCGGCGATGGCTTCATCGCCTGGCCCGGCGCCGCCACGGACGGCCGCGCGCATGTGGCCGATGCCATGGTGCGCGGTGCCACGGCCTGCCTGGTCGAACAAACCGGCGTCGAGGCCTTCGGCTTGGTGGGCGACCACCTAGCCGCGCTGCAGGGCCTCAAGGCCGCCACGGGGCCCATCGCCGCCGAATGGTTTGCGCAGCCGACCCAGCAGCTCAAGGTGCTGGCAGTGACGGGAACCAACGGCAAGACCAGCACGGCCTGGTGGCTCGCGGGTGCCCTGAATGTGCTATCGAATGAGGAGCATTCAGGGCAGGAGCAATGTGCGCTTGTGGGCACTTTGGGCATGGGAGTGCCTCCCGCGCTGATTTCCACCGGCATGACCACCCCTGACCCAGTGCGCCTGCAGCGCGCGTTTGCACAGTTTGGGGCTCAGGGGCTGGGCGCCTGCGCCATCGAGGCATCGTCCATTGGACTGGCAGAGGCCCGGTTGGACGGCACGCACATCCACGCGGCCATCTTCACCAACTTCACGCAGGACCACCTGGACTACCACGGCAGCATGGCCGACTACTGGCTGGCCAAGCGGGCGCTTTTCGACTGGCCTGGACTGCAGTCCGCCATCGTCAATGTAGACGACCCTGCGGGCGCCCAATTGCATGGCGAACTCGAAGGCAGTGCGCTGGATCTGTGGAGCTTCTCGGCCCAGGGCCCCGCGCGCCTGGCCGCACAGGACATTGCCCTGGGTGACCAGGGCCTGCGCTTCATGGTGGTCGAGGGCGCTGACCGCCAGTGGCTGCAAACCCGCGTCATCGGTCAGTACAACGTGCAAAACCTGCTGGGTGTGCTGGCCACGCTGCGCAGTCTGGGCGTGCCGCTGGACCGCGCCGTGCACGCCTGCGCCAGCCTGCAGCCGGTGCCGGGTCGCATGCAGCGGTTGGTGGCGGCGGGCCAACCCCTGGTGGCGGTGGACTATGCCCACACCCCCGACGCTTTGGACAAGGCTCTGCAAGCCCTGCGCCCCCTGGCCATCGAGCGTGGTGGACGGCTGTGGTGCGTATTCGGCTGCGGTGGCGACCGCGACGCAGGCAAGCGCCCCCTGATGGGCGCGGTGGCCCAACAGCAGGCCGACCAGGTGCTGGTGACCAGCGACAACCCCCGCAGCGAAGACCCTGCGGCCATCCTGCACCAGATCCTGCAGGGCACGATTGCCGGCGGCACGGTGCGCGCCGAGCCCGACCGTGCAGCCGCCATCGCCCAGGCCATTGCCGAAGCTGCGCCCGCCGATGTGGTGCTGATTGCCGGCAAGGGCCACGAAGACACCCAGGAGGCGGCAGGCGTGCGCGTGCCGTTCTCTGACATGGCCCATGCGCAGGCTGCGCTGCAGGCCCGAGGAGCCCACACATGGGCATGA
- the murF gene encoding UDP-N-acetylmuramoyl-tripeptide--D-alanyl-D-alanine ligase — protein MGMNSFEPVMTLQQAWALLQPRIPTARLVGDGATPLARVHTDTRTLQPGDLFVALKGERFDANAFLADARAGGAAAAIAHGGLEGAGLPGIEVPDSLAALGALATAWRAQLPLPLIGVTGSNGKTTVTQMIASILRAWQGEAAFATQGNFNNDIGVPLMLMRLRASHRAAVIEMGMNHPGEIATLAAMARPTVALVNNAQREHLEFMHTVEAVARENGSVFASLPADGVAVFPAGDVYTGLWQSLAMEQPGRRTVTFGDGGDVRCAQAAWERGAWAVTLATSRGEITTRLHIAGRHNVTNALAATACTLAAGAPVAAIAQGLRDFTPVKGRSRAFSVSVAGRDITVVDDTYNANPDSMHAAIQVLAELPGPQLLVMGDMGEVGDQGPQFHAEAGALAREAGIPTMFALGAQSVHAASAYGDGARHFNEMGALLDAVRSALPAVGSVLVKGSRFMKMEQVVEAIAAAAPPSEQQQKPINPREGHHGATH, from the coding sequence ATGGGCATGAACAGTTTTGAACCCGTCATGACTCTGCAGCAAGCCTGGGCGCTGCTGCAGCCGCGTATTCCCACTGCCCGTCTGGTGGGCGATGGCGCCACCCCGCTGGCGCGCGTGCACACCGACACGCGTACGCTGCAGCCGGGCGATTTGTTTGTGGCACTCAAGGGCGAGCGTTTTGACGCCAACGCCTTCCTGGCCGATGCCCGTGCAGGCGGCGCTGCTGCCGCCATTGCACACGGTGGCCTGGAGGGGGCTGGTTTGCCAGGTATCGAGGTACCCGACAGCCTGGCCGCGCTGGGTGCGCTGGCCACGGCCTGGCGCGCGCAGCTACCCCTGCCGCTGATTGGCGTGACTGGCAGCAATGGCAAGACCACGGTGACGCAGATGATTGCGTCCATCCTGCGCGCCTGGCAGGGCGAGGCCGCGTTTGCCACGCAGGGCAACTTCAACAACGACATCGGTGTGCCACTGATGCTGATGCGCCTGCGCGCCAGCCACCGCGCCGCCGTGATCGAGATGGGCATGAACCACCCTGGCGAGATCGCCACGCTGGCCGCCATGGCCCGGCCCACGGTGGCCTTGGTCAACAACGCGCAGCGCGAGCATCTGGAGTTCATGCACACCGTCGAGGCGGTGGCCCGCGAAAACGGTTCGGTGTTTGCCAGCCTGCCCGCCGATGGTGTGGCTGTGTTCCCGGCAGGGGATGTCTACACGGGCCTGTGGCAGTCGCTGGCCATGGAGCAACCCGGCCGCCGCACAGTCACCTTTGGCGATGGCGGCGATGTGCGCTGTGCGCAGGCCGCCTGGGAGCGTGGCGCCTGGGCGGTCACCCTGGCCACGTCACGCGGCGAGATCACGACCCGCCTGCACATCGCTGGCCGCCACAACGTCACCAATGCGCTGGCAGCCACGGCGTGCACGCTGGCAGCCGGCGCACCCGTTGCGGCCATTGCCCAGGGGCTGCGTGACTTCACACCCGTCAAGGGCCGTTCGCGCGCGTTCAGCGTGTCCGTTGCAGGGCGCGACATCACGGTGGTGGACGACACCTACAACGCCAACCCCGATTCCATGCACGCTGCCATCCAGGTACTGGCCGAACTGCCGGGCCCGCAACTGCTGGTGATGGGCGACATGGGCGAGGTGGGCGACCAAGGCCCGCAGTTCCATGCCGAGGCGGGCGCACTGGCCCGTGAGGCTGGCATCCCCACGATGTTTGCGCTGGGCGCGCAGTCGGTGCATGCCGCGTCGGCCTATGGCGATGGGGCCCGACATTTCAACGAGATGGGCGCCCTGCTGGATGCCGTGCGCAGCGCATTGCCCGCGGTGGGCAGTGTGCTGGTCAAAGGGTCGCGATTCATGAAGATGGAACAGGTGGTCGAGGCCATTGCGGCCGCCGCACCGCCGTCAGAACAACAACAAAAGCCGATCAATCCACGGGAGGGACACCATGGCGCAACGCATTGA
- the mraY gene encoding phospho-N-acetylmuramoyl-pentapeptide-transferase, with the protein MLLMLSQWLQGLSPEFGFFRVFQYLTFRAVMAALTALLIGLVAGPKVIRVLTSLKIGQPIRGYAMQSHLSKSGTPTMGGVLILLSIAISTLLWFDLSNRFVWIVLIVTLGFGAIGWADDWRKVVNKDPEGMRSREKYFWQSVIGLVAALYLAFSISESSNAKVWELFVAWVQSGFSLDLPPKAGLQLPFFKEISYPLGVLGFVVLTYLVIVGSSNAVNLTDGLDGLAIMPVVMVGSALGVFAYVTGSSVYSKYLFFPHIPGSGELLIFCAAMAGAGLAFLWFNAHPAQVFMGDVGALALGGALGTIAVIVRQEIVLAIMGGIFVVEALSVMLQVTWFKYTKKRYGEGRRLLKMAPLHHHFEKSGWKETQVVVRFWIITMLLCLIGLSTLKLR; encoded by the coding sequence ATGCTGCTGATGCTGTCGCAATGGCTGCAGGGGCTGTCGCCTGAGTTCGGCTTTTTCCGGGTGTTCCAGTACCTCACCTTCCGTGCGGTGATGGCGGCCTTGACGGCGCTGCTCATCGGGCTGGTGGCAGGCCCCAAGGTGATCCGCGTGCTCACCTCGCTCAAGATCGGCCAGCCCATCCGGGGCTATGCCATGCAGTCGCACCTGTCCAAGAGCGGCACGCCCACCATGGGGGGGGTGCTGATCCTGCTGTCGATCGCCATTTCCACCCTGCTGTGGTTTGACCTGTCCAACCGCTTTGTGTGGATCGTGCTCATCGTCACGCTGGGCTTTGGTGCCATTGGCTGGGCGGACGACTGGCGCAAGGTGGTCAACAAGGACCCCGAGGGCATGCGTTCGCGCGAAAAGTATTTCTGGCAGTCCGTCATCGGCTTGGTTGCAGCGCTGTACCTGGCGTTCAGCATTTCCGAAAGCTCCAACGCCAAGGTGTGGGAGCTGTTCGTGGCGTGGGTGCAGTCCGGCTTCTCGCTCGACCTGCCTCCCAAGGCCGGGCTGCAGCTGCCATTCTTCAAGGAAATCAGCTACCCGCTGGGGGTGCTGGGCTTTGTGGTTCTGACCTACCTCGTCATCGTGGGTTCAAGCAATGCGGTGAACCTGACCGACGGCCTGGACGGCCTGGCCATCATGCCCGTGGTGATGGTGGGCTCGGCCCTGGGCGTGTTCGCCTATGTCACCGGCAGCTCGGTGTATTCCAAGTACCTGTTCTTCCCGCACATTCCGGGTTCGGGCGAGTTGCTGATCTTCTGCGCGGCCATGGCGGGCGCGGGCCTGGCCTTTCTGTGGTTCAACGCGCACCCGGCGCAGGTGTTCATGGGCGACGTGGGCGCACTGGCCCTCGGTGGCGCCTTGGGCACCATCGCCGTGATCGTGCGCCAGGAAATCGTGCTCGCCATCATGGGTGGCATCTTTGTGGTCGAGGCCCTGTCGGTGATGCTGCAGGTGACCTGGTTCAAATACACCAAGAAGCGCTACGGCGAGGGCCGCCGTCTGCTCAAGATGGCGCCGCTGCACCACCACTTTGAAAAGAGCGGCTGGAAGGAGACGCAGGTGGTCGTGCGCTTCTGGATCATCACCATGCTGCTGTGCTTGATTGGTCTGTCCACGCTGAAACTGCGATGA
- the murD gene encoding UDP-N-acetylmuramoyl-L-alanine--D-glutamate ligase: MNPNEPLLPDPLGTPEAVPPMAGAGVDADGAPEVNSGTQDAAPLAPDVNAAQDVADPATESSEVTDAPLVAGDTEVAPGAPAAKGTTAAWNPEAVPAVSAAKAAADFVAQIFAEVAAPESGASDSTDAPDAVEADEPVTPDVPAGPAREGVANLLHNQPILILGLGASGLAMARWCVRCGAQVTVADTRAAPPQLPTLQQELPQVRFVSGAFDASLVQEQGLHAVYRSPGLSLEAVAPVLEAARANDISTGGELSLYAQALAVLRGSHAYAPAVLAITGTNGKTTVTSLTGQLVERSGKRVAVAGNIGPTLLDTLAEHLDADTLPDVWVLELSSFQLDGITGFEPTAATVLNITQDHLDWHGSIEAYAAAKARIFGQTGLMILNREDTAVMAMLPPPVKVKLQKPQVRAHLTFGGDMPRRPGDFGIEVVSGMPWLVRAMDADETRKRGRNEVEEDLHIQRLIPADALRIRGRHNATNALAALALASAAGCPLAPMLYGLREYRGEPHRVEPVAIIHGVEYFDDSKGTNVGATAAALVGLGTERRLVVILGGEGKGQDFAPLAAPVARYARAVVLIGRDAPLIRAALQDAGVPLLDAETLPQAVALAAQRAHSGDAVLMSPACASFDMFKDYEHRAQVFCETVRTMADDAGQPTEGMQ; this comes from the coding sequence ATGAACCCGAACGAGCCCCTTCTTCCCGACCCCCTCGGCACACCCGAGGCCGTGCCCCCGATGGCAGGGGCCGGGGTGGACGCTGACGGCGCTCCAGAGGTCAATTCCGGAACGCAGGACGCTGCGCCCCTGGCACCTGACGTGAATGCGGCCCAGGACGTTGCCGATCCAGCGACGGAGAGCAGTGAAGTAACAGACGCTCCGCTCGTCGCTGGGGACACCGAGGTGGCCCCAGGCGCGCCTGCAGCGAAAGGCACCACCGCTGCCTGGAATCCCGAGGCGGTGCCTGCCGTCTCCGCCGCCAAGGCGGCTGCGGACTTTGTGGCCCAGATCTTTGCCGAGGTGGCCGCACCCGAGTCGGGAGCCTCTGACAGTACGGATGCCCCCGACGCCGTGGAGGCCGACGAGCCCGTGACTCCCGATGTGCCTGCAGGCCCCGCGCGTGAGGGCGTTGCGAACCTGCTGCACAACCAGCCCATCCTGATCCTGGGCCTGGGTGCCTCGGGCTTGGCGATGGCACGCTGGTGCGTGCGCTGCGGTGCGCAGGTCACCGTGGCCGATACCCGCGCGGCCCCACCGCAACTGCCCACGCTGCAACAGGAGCTCCCCCAGGTACGGTTTGTGTCGGGCGCATTCGACGCCAGCCTGGTGCAAGAGCAGGGCCTGCACGCGGTTTATCGTTCACCCGGGCTGAGCCTCGAAGCAGTTGCTCCTGTTTTGGAAGCGGCTCGTGCAAATGACATCAGCACTGGCGGCGAATTGAGCCTGTACGCCCAGGCCCTGGCAGTCTTGCGTGGATCGCACGCGTATGCACCGGCCGTGCTGGCCATCACCGGGACCAATGGCAAGACCACCGTGACCTCGCTCACCGGCCAGCTGGTGGAGCGTTCAGGCAAACGCGTCGCCGTGGCCGGCAACATCGGCCCCACCCTGCTCGACACGCTGGCTGAGCACCTGGATGCAGACACCTTGCCCGACGTGTGGGTGCTGGAACTGTCGAGCTTTCAGCTGGATGGCATCACGGGCTTCGAGCCCACGGCCGCCACGGTGCTCAACATCACGCAGGACCACCTGGACTGGCACGGCAGCATCGAGGCCTATGCGGCCGCCAAGGCGCGCATCTTTGGTCAGACGGGCTTGATGATCCTGAACCGCGAAGACACGGCGGTGATGGCCATGCTTCCGCCCCCCGTCAAAGTCAAGCTGCAAAAGCCGCAGGTGCGTGCGCACCTCACCTTTGGTGGCGACATGCCGCGGCGTCCGGGCGACTTTGGCATCGAAGTGGTGAGCGGCATGCCCTGGCTGGTGCGCGCGATGGACGCGGACGAAACCCGCAAGCGCGGTCGCAACGAGGTCGAGGAAGACCTGCACATCCAGCGGCTCATTCCGGCGGATGCGCTGCGCATCCGCGGCCGCCACAACGCCACCAATGCGCTGGCGGCGCTTGCACTGGCTTCGGCGGCCGGTTGTCCGCTGGCTCCCATGTTGTACGGCCTGCGCGAGTACCGGGGTGAGCCTCACCGTGTGGAGCCCGTGGCCATCATCCACGGTGTGGAATATTTCGACGACAGCAAGGGCACCAACGTGGGCGCTACGGCGGCAGCGCTGGTCGGGCTGGGCACGGAGCGGCGCCTGGTGGTCATCCTGGGCGGAGAAGGCAAGGGGCAGGACTTTGCGCCCCTGGCGGCGCCCGTGGCGCGTTATGCGCGTGCGGTGGTGTTGATCGGCCGCGATGCGCCACTGATCCGCGCGGCATTACAGGACGCAGGTGTGCCGCTGCTGGATGCCGAAACCTTGCCCCAGGCCGTGGCACTGGCCGCGCAGCGTGCCCATTCGGGCGACGCGGTGCTGATGTCACCCGCCTGCGCGAGCTTTGACATGTTCAAGGACTACGAACACCGCGCGCAGGTCTTCTGCGAGACGGTGCGGACCATGGCCGACGACGCCGGCCAGCCGACGGAGGGTATGCAATGA